The segment GGCAAGCCGGTATACAGCGGCAAACAGATCCAGATCGGCGGCAATGAAGCCTATTATCCGGTCTGCCGTAAATGCCACAAGAATCCCCCATTGTAAAATACCCAGCCTGGGAATTGCAAAACGCATTTCGGCCCTAAGAAAGGCTGAAATGCGTTTTTTCAGTAACCTCTATCTTCAGATCAGTACAGAATCTCAATCTGTCTATATTCCTTCACAGGTTCAGTGCTTATGAATACATCCGGTTCCGTATGGCCGGTCACAAGCGCATTCAGCGTGTTCAGCTCATAATACCATTCTCCCGTATCCTGATAGAGATGTCTGCCGTTATAAGAGATTCTGCCAGATTCATTGGGACCCAGGCCAAAGGCCCGCTCGCTCAAAGGATTATACCGCTGGTCATACCGTACCGGCTTGCCGCAAGCCATGGAGTAGTGATAACTAAACAGGTATTCCCGTTCAATCTTATCCACTTTGACGCAGCCTATAGTCCAAGACTCAGCCCCGAGGTCCAGGATGACGCTCTTGTTTTGAACAACCTCGAACCCTGTCTTGTTCTGCACAATCACTAAATGATGGAAGGGAAGACCATAAGACAAATCGTAACTGAACAAGGTATCCGGCAGAGAAAAGTTAGCCCTGTAATTGTTGCGCGCAGTTGAAAAAGGAGCGCCCCTCACTTCCTTCTCCCATCTGATGGTCGTAAATTGTAAGAGCAATCTCTCTTCGTTCCGGCGGCCTTTATGCCAGGTCTTGTACATTTCCTCCCACCTTTATTCAAGACTTGTGAATCGCTCCCAGCGCCCGGTGCTCTGCCTCCTTGCGGACGAACAGGTCATACTGAACGTTAACCTTACCGCCGAATTTAGCCCGCTGGGTTGTCGCCTTCATTCCGCCGTTCATCCGGGAACGGTGCGGGATGCCCGCTACTGCAAGGCGGCTTTTGACCTGAAGATATTGTCCTTGATCGAATGTAGTGTACACTAATGTGCGCTCCCTCGGGACGAAGAAATGCCAGATGCTTCTTAGTAAGCCCACATGTGTCACCTCCCTCTAGTTCAGATAACGTTCATGAAGAACCCGTAGATGATGCAGCTCATGTCCGATGATTAGACAAAGCTGAGCTCGCACAGACATGGCAGTCCCGCCAAAGTTACCTGTACGGGCATAGGTGTCCTCAGCAAGACTGTCTGCCAGCGCCAAGGTGGACTCCCGGACGCTCCGGTAGTGTGCAATCATCTCTTGCAGGGTGAAGCGGTCGAACGCCCCGGCAGCCGCATAATCATTCTCCTCATAGCCCGGCAGCGGCGCCTGCTCCCCTCTCGCAAAACACAGCAAGCGGTAAGACATAATACGGTCATTATCCGTCAGATGCCCTAGCATTTCCTTGATACTCCACTTCCCGGGGGCATAGCGGTAGGCCCCTTGCTCCTCTGTCAGCCCGCCAAGCAAAGTCAGCACCTGCTGAGTCTGCTCTCTTAGAATGACGCGAAGTTCTCCTTCCGGCGGCACCAGTGAAATATATCTGGACTGAAATTCGGTATACTCTCCTTGCGCAGGACGCTGAATCATGGTAAAAACCCCTCTCCAAACCAATTTTTAAGAAATATTTGCCGGATTGTGTCAAAAGCTGTTGTTGTATCTTAGCCTATTATGTATAATATCACCAGGATTACAGATTAGTTAATCTATTTCCCGGGAGTGTAAGCATGCTGGATTTTGTGCTTTATATGGTATTTTCTATTTTAGAAACATCTGCAATGTTTTATTTGGCTTTCAAGGTTTTTAAGATTGATGTATATCCTGTAGAAATGATATTTGCTTCTACATTAATGGCATTTGTCTCGTTTGTTCTCCGTAATGATTATGAAATGGTGCTAACAGATGTATTCTTTCAATATTTGTTGACCTTCTGCTTTATCTGGCTTTTATTTCGAATTCATATTTTTTACGCTGTTTCTATGACAGGACTGACATACCTTGCCTATATGTTCATTCAATCCTCATGCTATCTCTTTATGAAATTAATAGGACTGTATCAAGTTGGATTACCTTATACGTCAATAGCTGTATACGTCCTTCAATTTATTTCTGCTACCGCAGCTATAACTATTGGAACTTATATCGGCAAGAAGAAAAAAGGATTTGACTTTGTGCCTGACAAACAAAATGTCAAAGTTAAAATTGAACAACGTGAAATTAAAATTTTAATTCTAAGTGCACCCTCCTTAATCTTTGTTATATTATTGGTGATCCTAACAGAAAAATATTCGCAATATTTCTTCCTTATGCCCATGATTTATGCTGTTTTGCTCTATGCTTACCTATATCTTTCATATAAAAAGGATCGAACGCACAATGAATTTATTAGCTAATCGAATTGCAGTCACAATCAAAAATGCTAATCCCGAGGAAACTCATTCCATAGAAATCATGCAATATGCGCTTGGCATTATCTTAAATACGTTGTTAATCATAGTAAGTACAGCAGTTATAGGCCTTATTGCCGGCCGTTTAACAGAATGTTTAACCTTTCTGTTAAGCTTCTGTTTCCTTCGCCTCGCCTCTGGCGGGTTTCATTTAAAAACAGCTATGGCTTG is part of the Paenibacillus sp. FSL M7-0420 genome and harbors:
- a CDS encoding DinB family protein; the encoded protein is MIQRPAQGEYTEFQSRYISLVPPEGELRVILREQTQQVLTLLGGLTEEQGAYRYAPGKWSIKEMLGHLTDNDRIMSYRLLCFARGEQAPLPGYEENDYAAAGAFDRFTLQEMIAHYRSVRESTLALADSLAEDTYARTGNFGGTAMSVRAQLCLIIGHELHHLRVLHERYLN